The genomic region CCAAAGATCCATTTTCTCGTGTTCCTGGTCCTTCAAAGACGATTCCAAATGCCTGCAAGAGAATAGTGCTGCTGGTGTTGTGTGCTATAAAAATGGTACGTTTTCTTAAAAGAGTTGAGTGATTACTTTTCATAGTTAATGCGCTAGCCATGTAAATGAAAATCTATGTCTAGAAGTATTAGTTATGCACCTTTTAAACATGACTTTTCAAGTGTTTAATCTGTAGTCTGGGCGTAGATGTTCTTTTAATGCTCTTTATTTCTCCATATACCGTTGTTTTCTATATCTAGTTATATTtcctatttccggtttgttgagaaaaagttctctgatattcttttttattgtttattattctcTCGCagtgcaaatattttatgaacagttatcaatgaagttCTATTGGTGTTCCAAacaataacgaaaacacttttattttaaccgggacatgaatacataaccaacttACTatgccgccatttattgaataaaaatttgaaaggtcgaatgtgttagcaaaacaaatgcggatattCGTTGGATATAAAAAAATTctcttagttttagagtgtgtttcatgatacatggatattcagtcatatTACTGTCAAAGACttgtctgtttcgcttgaagacaggtcgttttCCAGGAAATGATGAGGCCAACAACaggttgttgacaaattttgaggcgtgggtggggtaataaaaatatcagttaatctgtaaatTGGTGTGTGAATTACCCGGGAAGAACGTTTTACGTATTAAAACgccaaacagttcaaaatacatttgaacgatgatataacattatatttatgtttgaacggttgttttcgtctgtaatttgtttggtataaaaacaaatgttcgaCCATTCAGCTTCAAGGTCAAGGAAACGTTTGGAAAACGGgattaacattttttcttattaacgGTTAGTTGTGAATTTCCGAATATATCttcattttaaattgtgtaacatttttttttaaattataaatatttgtttgccgATATTctctggttcaaagtgaagtgttctgtttgaTCATGGGGAAGTAACtgcaatggattttaaaagtagttctaaaaGTTGATATGTTCACTCCtaattttgcagtgaaaatatcaaattgatattttcactgttgttctttcactgataaaactccatatttcatcgcaaagcataaaagattattttttttattttcgtcaacagtgtttttattcatttttgttcacAGAGTACTTACTTAATTTTTTCACAGTGTAGTTTTTAACTATCGTACACagtaaaattattcattttttccatagtgtagttatttattttcatacacaGTCTAGTAATTCATCTTGTCGAAAgtgtaagtatttattttcGTACACAGTCTAGTTATTCATTTCGTATAAAGTGTAGTTATTTATATTCACCCACAatgtacttatttatttttgtacacaatgtacttatattatatttgtccAGGGTgtacttatatatttgttccaaatgtagtttttcaatttgttcACGGTGtacttacatgtatttattttgttccaaGTGAAGTTATTCATTTGTTCCAAGTGCAGTTATTCAGTTAGTCCACAGTGCACTTATTTATTTTCGTACACAATgtacttatattatatttgtccAGGGTgtacttatatatttgttcaaaatgtagtttttcaatttgttcACGGTGtacttacatgtatttattttgttccaaGTGCAGTTATTCATTTGGTCCACAATgcacttatttattttgttcgaAGTGTAGTAATTCATTTTGTCCACAGTGTACCAAGTTATTGTGTTCACAGTGTAGTTATTTAGTTCTGTGTAAAGAGGATATTTTGCtgatttcatttgaatatcgtATTTGATTTCATGACTTTCATAGAAATACATAGTTGTACTAGTTGCGAATTACAGTTAATGCAATGTGTTTCTTTACTTGAACAGGGCATGAATGCATCAAACCACGCTTTGTTTTTACATTAGACATGTTTGGGGGTATTTTAGTTTACTGCTAAGTTGTTGCGTGGGTTTTCAGGCAAATTCGTATAAcaaagtttaaatacaataaaaaaaaacgcttgAAAAATGggatttttatttcaataaataaatggtaAGTAGTGATATTACACAAGACAACCATAATGATATGATATGCAatcttttttaagtttatattattttttggcatAATTTACTGTTTCAAAAGTGAGATACTCAGTTTTGATGAAAGGGAAGTACTACAGTTGATCTTAAAATGAGTCCTTAAGCAGTTTGCAGTGAACTTATCATTAACACTACTTTTCTTTAACTGATAATACTCCATATTCACCCAAAGACATAAAAGAAAGTTACTTCTTTTCATTTACAGTgtctctgttattttttcttacatattcataattttccatagttatttattttcttacctGTCGCGATCAATTAATATAACAAAGGTCCACAAACTAATGCATACAAATAGACAGTGTAGCACTTACCTTTATTGTCTAGTATGATGTACTCTGTGTTTTCAGGCAACTCTTTTCTCAAATGTATTTACTCTAATTGCATATTGCTGTATACAAACAGTGCGTATTTCTGGCGGTTGGGAGAACGACACCATGATTGCCGGTGTCGTGGAAGTGTATCATCCCGGCTGTTGTCCCCTATCAAGATGGTTAACCATGAGCCCTACCAGCTTCGGCGAAAGGGAGGCATTGGTCGTGTGTCGGGAACTGGGATTTTCTTACAGTAAACTCCTACCGTTAGGTAATTTGTTTAAGTGAATACAAGTGTACTAGCTCAGACCTTTGAAAAGCACGTGCTGCTTTGAAGCgtaatgtattattttcaatatcgatatttatttgtatattcaaTAACCAGAATAAATTCGGAGGTTATAGCAACTTTCTTAACAGGTTATTTATAGTGCAATTTTTTTTCCAGGATTATTTGGATCAAAGCGCATTCCCATTTTCCACCAATTTAATTGTAGTGGAAATGAAACTAATTTTGCTGACTGTGACTACGTAAAGGTAAACCAGGGAAACTTAACCACCGTAAATCCCTGCTATGGACGAGATGGAAAATGTTACGGGCGGTTAACTAAGACCTACGAATACTCTTCTATTGTCTGCTCCATATTCCCTATTGGAAACACAGGTATCGACATCGGAAACAACATGACATTTAAAATTGCAACAGAACATTCAAACATTTCGAACAAACAGTATGACTAATTGTAGATAACATGTAATATTGAAGTGCAATAATCTATACTTTTTAAGACAATCAAATCAAGGtaattgttcaatgttttcttttcaaacagGGGCGTACCCCTATtagtataaataattaataacaacTGAGAAAAGTTTTTTAGCATACTTTGAACTGTTCACCGTATATGTGAGTGAGGCACTTCAGTGTACTTCTTACGGTCTTGCAGCTGTTTGCTGTTTATTAGTGGGCCGACGATATCAGAGAcgaatcaatattttttatccagTCTCTCAGTCTATTATATGATTTGTCTGTGTATGTTTCGAAACTTTAACGATCGAACCACATTTAAAATCAGAAATATGATCACTTTTTGCATGTATTTTTACACTGCAGGAATTAAGGTCCTTcctgttgatatgtcaccttcAATAGTGTATGTGGAGAAAGACGGAATAAAGGGGGTTATCTACCCTGAAGATTGGGACAATAATGACGCCCAAGTCATGTGTCAACAGCAGGGTTATAAAACAGGAGTCGCCCTCGGGCCCCTTTATGCAGGTATAccgttaaataaataatgagttACCGACGACTGTAGCGACGACTCAAATCAAAATAACCCCAACATTTACCAAGAAAGATgtcttgtgtaatgtgtgtgACCCTGTTTCGGTGTGCAGGTTGTTTGTTTAGCCTTCATGTTTGTGCCTTTTGACATGATCTTGTTAACACTTTTAGCAAATGGAATTGTCTCttcagtttcaaatgttttatataaattatgttatttataacaaaagctCCAAGATACCCTTACTGGATGTCAAAAGTGAAATGTGATGGAACAGAAGGACAcattgaaaattgcaaatttgATGAAACACCTCCTCCCTGGAAAGATCACTCATTTAGGGACCTTCGCAGCGCCGCACAAGTGCATTGTACAAATGGAACAGGTATAGCAATTGCTGCATACGTATTTTGATCCAAATGGTAGCCCTCAGAGAGGTCTTACTTAGTCTTAACACAACGTTTACCATTTGATGACATGTTGATAGAAATGTAATATTACACAATGTAGTTGTAATTCGCCGtcatgtttattatgtttagtgtgtgtttacattttagGCTATTGGGCTTTTCCCTGTATTTTCCATTGATTTAgtctaaataaataacataaaagtatgtttaaaatatttaaaatatctcaATCACTATTGACAAACAGAATACATGTTCTGAATGAGTTATTGAACTAGGATATTTGTTTCACAAGTTGTATTTTATAGATCAGCTACAAATGTATGACCGCATGACTGAATATCAAAATGTGTGTTGTCAGTTGTATATATCTGTTGGCAAACATAGATCATTATAAATGGTACGAAATggatttataaatacaattaaataatttaagatcaatacatacaagcaattaaataaatcaagataGATTGACGTAATATGCATTACTAAATGGTATTGCTAAAGGTACTTCTATAGATTACATTCTGAAAAAGATATTCTTCAAATGCACAAACTACATCCAAACATTGTAAATAGAAGTTTTCGGTTTGATAGAAACAGTTCATTCACAGTTATGACAAGTACCACAATGTCAACGTCCTCTTATTTCAAAGACTCATTTGGACAAATAGAACATTATTCACCGGGTAATAGATTTGGGTTATATGTCCGATCAATATTTGGTAGCTGCACATCTTGTCggttttttattgttgttgtttcgtTTTTATTGCATAGCTTTATCGCAGAAATTTAACAGAAATAGCATACAATTTATTTGCAATTAATCAAAAACGATGATCGTTAAAACATCCAGAGTATGtctatatcatattatataatattataaactgTGCTTTAATGTTCGcgcttgtttgtttatatttttctagTTACAATGCAAGCCACTCGGGAATATAATTTAAACTACTAATTACCGTTGCCCGGTACACTTTTAGCTGCACAGCGGCATttttatgatacttttagtGTAAATACTTCTCACAAAATACAATGTCATATAATTAGACATTTGGCTTGTTGGTCAATAGTCCAAAGAATTTTGTCCTTTCCCGACCTTGGGTAAATAGTTTTGACTTTTGAATAAAAAGCCATACAACaactttattataaattatcCTGAATGATCAGATAATAAATTCACTGTGttagttaaaatgtttaaagtttaaatggCGGGTCGAGTCTTCAGTTGAAAGTGTGTGAGATGACAACAAACGTCCACTTTGTCTAAACGTATAAGGTAATTTCCTGGTCGCCCATGCCTGTTGTAGGTGTCGATATACAACTTTTAACAGAAACATCCACAAACGCAGGAATGGTGAAGGTTTCTGTTAACGGGGAGTGGGGCGTTATCTGCGATAGTGACTGGACCAATATGGACGCCAGGGTAGCCTGTCGGCAATTGGGTTTTAAAGACGGTCTTGCTGGTAGCATGGTTGTCAAACCATTAGGAACAGGTACAATACTAacagtattgttgtttttagattttaatagtTCAGGCATAGTTGTTTTCATTCACTTTATCATTtctgtaattatgtttaataacattttacgataatgtcaaaaacaaagagtaacaattttaacaattagtATATTTTAATAACGTGACCAACATCTTAAATGGTGGTTTGATcttatatgtgtgtttaaacttttgactttGTAGGTCCTTTGTGGCTGAGAGAAATAGAATGCAGTGGTGATGAAAAGTCTATATTCTCCTGTCCGGGACAGTTCTTTGTTGCccataaaaaaaatccaaagtATGCAAAGTTATATCTATCCTGCCTGCCGTATGTTTTCTGTACAGATCAAGGTACgactaaaataaaatgtgtgctATATTGCATAAGATTATTCAACTAGTGCACCTCTTTAGTTTATAATTAGAAAATGAAGGTCTGAGAAAGTACCCCATGTTGGGACCCTGTTCCTCTagtgagattttttttatattttttatattttttaaatatacgtctttgcaattaaaaagaaaaaaagtatgttctaatctatatttaataataacaattgtatatttttgaatcGTCGCAATATGCgtttatatgaaattattattaattatcgaAAAggtatattcattttgattttcttACATATGACTGTTATCGTTACAAGTCCGTATCCAACCCAACGCGACATTTGGCGCTATTCAAGTATGGGACAGGGATAACTTTCACCTTGTGTGTGCGGAAAAGTTCGATGACCTTGCCGCTCAGGCAGTTTGTCGATCCTTTGGGTTCGCCTTCGGGAAAAGCATATGCTGCTCCGCTTTCGGACGAATGGAATATGATATTGTATATAGCAATATCAAATGCACTGGAATTGAGTCAGACCTACTCGAATGCGATTATGTCAAGTACTTTCCCAACTGCACCAGTGGACATTACGCCTCTGTAGCCTGCTCGAATCTTCCTGAAAATGAAGGTGTGTTCAATGTTTACGTTTTGGTCGTTCTCACGTTTGATCATCTAAACGCATACCGTTTGTTACTTGCACAATTTTCTACATTGTCATTTAGACACTTGTCTTCAGATTCGATTCAAATAGTGCACACGTGTCTCCTTATCAAAACGTTCGCTAAAGTTTTAATAACGTTTGTTCGAAGTGCGATTCAATGATATACAGCTTTTTGTGCTAATTGATTTGCTGTTTACTCGAAATGTATTTGTCTCTACTGGTTTTTCATAAACAAAGAATTCTCAATGCGTTTTTTACAGATTATGAATTAAAGATACATCGATCTGGAAAAGTTACCACTAGACATTTTGATAATTCGGGCTTTGTCTGCGCTAATGGTTTTGATGATGCAGAAGCGACAGTAATTTGCAAGGAGATGGGCTATAAAGGTGGATCTGCGTACTTCCATTCAAGGCATACAAAATATTCAACAGTCCCACTTCTaggtatatcaaatatttaactaCAATCAAAtcccgttggcttgaactcccagggaccggcgaaaatacctcgagcctctaaaaattcgagccaagcctTACATCGCAGTATAAAGAAATTAGTCCGTGACATATAGTTCAAGCCAAAGAAGAATTCGagcaaagcgagttcgagccaaaggggttcgactgtttAATCAAATCTCGAATGAGTCGAAAGGTTTTCCGGTCCAAAAATATCTCTGACTTTGGTTATCaatgataatatattgtttaaatagcATTGCATCTTGatgataaaatgtttgtagTATGAGATTGTAAAGAGTTAATATAtcgattttaatattttagaaaatgaaacatttcaaaatgtttgtttcttacaATTATAAACTAGGAGTTCCATGGTTAGCGAATATTGCTTGCAAGGGAACCGAAGAGTACCTgggaaattgtgaaaaaaacgaTTGGGGCTTAGTTGGGTCTTGCgatgaaaacaaaatacctgCAGTTTACTGTTTCAACAAAACGGGTACTTAAGCTTAATTGTTGGCTATGAATACTTTTGGATACTGGTATTTAAGCTTAGTTAAGGTCATGGGTACTTAAGCTGGCTTAGGATACTTACGATTATTCTTGGCTACGGGTTCTTAACCTTATTTGTGGATATGGGTATTAAAGCTTAGTTTACGCTACGGgttcttaattttattctaGGCAACGGGTATTTAATAGTTTAGGCTAAGCTTACTTAGCGTTGTTCTATGCTACGGTTTTTAAGCTTGGTTTAGATCGTCAGGTATTTAAGCTTAGTTTGAGTTACgcttatacataatatttttgtagGCAACGGGTACTTGATTTTATTATAGGCAAACAATAAGTTTTATATTAGTTGTGGGTAATGAAGCTTATTGTTGGCTATGGGAACGTACGCTTACTTTTTGGCTTCGAGTATTTGGGATGATTTTAGATCACGGTAATATACGGGTTATTTCAGCTACGTGTGTTTTAGTATGTTTCGGCTGCAGTTATGTTGATTTTAGTGTTCTTTGTATACTAATTATGTTAATGGTATATCTGCaaagatttatatttttgacCAATGTCagttataaacctttattacagttttaaatcattgaatacTTGTAATATATTGTTACAACGAGACGGGTACTTAACCTTTTTTATGGCTGCAACCAtgccgtttttctttttttcttttgtttacttatcatgatatttatttcatttgcaaacaTCTACCATTCTGACCAATTCAAGTCATCTTCTGCTATCTACTTATATTTCCTTTGCATTCCACACATACAAGGTTGCGGCGTACCGATGTCTGGTCTTCTTTGTAtactaatattttaattttacatttatcttTCTGAAAAATGAAAGTCATCAACTAGTATCTCCTAATATTTCGTTTTTAGTACGCATTATAATAACTacgttatcattttttttaaatacaggtTTTTCTTTTGCCCTTGTAAATGGAACGGATAAAGATAGTGGGCTTGTTGTGTTCATCATAGATGATAAAGAGGGTGCAATATGCCTACGCGATTCCGTTATAGAAGAACGACAAAAACTTGCAGCCATCGTATGTAAACAGCTTGGCTATGGACACGGCAGCCTGCTTTTGAATGGTACTGATGCTGAAAATGAGGTCGACATTATTAAAAGATTTCCTGGACAGTTGGATTTGTTTATAACCAAGGTTAAGTGTAACGGAAATGAGAGCAGTTTAGCGGAGTGCACGTATAGGATTTTAGAAGACTGGTCGTCGATCACTGAGGATTGGATACCGGTTGCTGAATACGATTGTAACACGTGGGCTTGTATGAGAGCCAAATTTTACAACCGAGGAAATGCGATAGTACAAGAACTCTCATGTTGGGAAGGAAAACGACGTCTCGCTGTCAAATGCTTCCCTTAATACCATGTCCTGTGCTTTTTAGATAAtcgataaaaaacaaacattcaattCCTTTCCATTAgattattttaaagtatttaaattgtGCGCCATTAGCGATTAAGTAGTTGAattaaatatgatgtaaatgAAGTCAAGTGTTTGCAATCAGTAGGAATAAAAGTATAGATATCTACCTAGATAGAAAACAGTTATACAGTGATTTGAAATGTTTTCGGAAGTGCCGATGAAGCCGAAATTTTATTTAGTACAATAAATAAGacatgaaatataacaaaataaatcacgATTGCACGTACGCGATGTGAATTATATGTTCATTCTATTAAGCCATTATCAATACGTACCATTAATTGAATTAACATATAAAGTGTATAACACATAGAATTGTATAACCTCTGAACAGCCCTAGATCAGCAGCAAATAAATTGTCAAtctcaaataaaaacaatgttattataACAACACATGTGCAGTTAATACCTTTCAAATGAAAGTTCATActaagtttaataaatataacaaatactatgacaaaaacataaaataccaACAGTACATCAacagtaaatttcaaataaatacaaatctgCCAATGCACTTACAATAACATAGTGGCCTATATTGCCTTATATATGTGTaactaattattaaatatgattttaattgatgatgtagtttatatttaaattggttattttttttcaataattgattgtTGGATTTCAAATGTCTCGACtaggttttatttatattgcaaataacttaagtgatgaacattttaGTGAAGTACATGAATGTTAATATTTGCCTTGTTTCAAATCAGAATGTGGGAAAGTTTAAATCAGCATTTCAAAATGTTAGAGGCAGATTTTCTTAGAGGATTGCGcgcattttaatacaaatatttagactgTATACATTTCCATACAAAGATCTGGATAGTGTTCATCTTAGATTGTAAATTTGGAATTTAAGTctataatcaaaataatgctGTAACGTATTAAAAGTCTTTGTTTGTTTCGCTTTGGGCTGAGGCGCTACGTAACAATGCCATTGGCGGCTATTTGACTCCATCATCACAAACAATTGCCTTAATACTGTTAGGTTAAAAAACGTCGACATTTTTAATGCCAGAATGCCAATTAATagtatatattgaaaatggctgaataaaattaatatataattcacATCGCGTAAGTGTTTTGCACACGTGCAATCGTGATttactttgttatattttaactgTTGATTCTGTACAGGTGTATTGTTTGAAAAGATTTGAATCAAACTTGTCGCATCGCAAAGCCGTTTTAAAACTCATAAGTGGACTTTGAACGACCATCATCCAACCGATGTAAAGACACTGTAGAATGAAAAGTTTGAGGCCATGTACACACTGTTTTCGCCAGCTTGCCTCCATGTAAGCCTATGTAATAAAGACAAACCAATTGTCTTTAGTTTGAAGACGTGGCGGCCATATCAACAGCCCAAAAATGCCAAAACATCCACTCACCCTTTGCACGATTAACACTATAGACTGTGAAAATTCTTTTCTCACTTTCGTCATTTGTTCTTCAACTTTTACGTGTTTTGATTCCTGTTAATTTAGATAAAGTGGTATTTGTTGATCACGtgaaatacaaaatactttGTTTGGCCCACAACTCGTTAAACATATTGTACTAATAGAATAACAGTTGTTGAACACAGTTGTGATAGCTTTTCCACATTATCTAAGTTTATTACCAAGTCTTAATGTTGTAATAACCGTAGTGAGTTTAAGTCATTTGAGCATGATACAGTGTACTTACAGCCAGCTTCCTTATAATTTTCCGGTTCGGTTTTATCGACGTAACTTTTTCTGCTAGGTTCACATCTTTGATGAAGCTGCATGTCTTCTAAAGTCAACtgctttttacaatattttgcagcttcaattgaaaaagaaaaacatacgAATAACAACAATCtggttaaaattataaacgCAAGCAATGAAGATCGGGAACTGTGACTTTGaaaacagtagtagtagtagtagtagtagtagtagtagtagtagtagtagtagtagtagtagtagtagtagtagtagtagtagtagtagtagtaggagtagt from Mya arenaria isolate MELC-2E11 chromosome 3, ASM2691426v1 harbors:
- the LOC128227285 gene encoding scavenger receptor cysteine-rich domain superfamily protein-like isoform X5 yields the protein MIFQNLLALTSTLVGAFFLLGSMDMVGSSEARPNISCAGNERSILECKYDREGRCKERRYNAGVLCYNQIKPTVRMNGTSNSGVVEIQVDNNNYTFCESLWGTRLWRDPSSRTCRLFGFNGGQGRIYPNGDRTMLAVSFSCSYHQRSIFSCSWSFKDDSKCLQENSAAGVVCYKNVRISGGWENDTMIAGVVEVYHPGCCPLSRWLTMSPTSFGEREALVVCRELGFSYSKLLPLGLFGSKRIPIFHQFNCSGNETNFADCDYVKVNQGNLTTVNPCYGRDGKCYGRLTKTYEYSSIVCSIFPIGNTGIKVLPVDMSPSIVYVEKDGIKGVIYPEDWDNNDAQVMCQQQGYKTGVALGPLYAAPRYPYWMSKVKCDGTEGHIENCKFDETPPPWKDHSFRDLRSAAQVHCTNGTGVDIQLLTETSTNAGMVKVSVNGEWGVICDSDWTNMDARVACRQLGFKDGLAGSMVVKPLGTGPLWLREIECSGDEKSIFSCPGQFFVAHKKNPKYAKLYLSCLPYVFCTDQVRIQPNATFGAIQVWDRDNFHLVCAEKFDDLAAQAVCRSFGFAFGKSICCSAFGRMEYDIVYSNIKCTGIESDLLECDYVKYFPNCTSGHYASVACSNLPENEDYELKIHRSGKVTTRHFDNSGFVCANGFDDAEATVICKEMGYKGGSAYFHSRHTKYSTVPLLGVPWLANIACKGTEEYLGNCEKNDWGLVGSCDENKIPAVYCFNKTGFSFALVNGTDKDSGLVVFIIDDKEGAICLRDSVIEERQKLAAIVCKQLGYGHGSLLLNGTDAENEVDIIKRFPGQLDLFITKVKCNGNESSLAECTYRILEDWSSITEDWIPVAEYDCNTWACMRAKFYNRGNAIVQELSCWEGKRRLAVKCFP